In the genome of Cryptococcus neoformans var. neoformans B-3501A chromosome 5, whole genome shotgun sequence, the window TCTTGCATACATCAGACGAACAAGTATGGAGGGCGCGAGCGCAACGGCACAACAGGTTCCCTAATTTTAACGGTCATTCGGCTGATTTGCCGTTCATTCTGCAATCAGCAGGGCTTGAAAGCAacgaagacgacgaagacATTCATCAGCATGCGTAGCTACCGTCTTTGGTGAGTCAGACTGGCTAGATCGCCGAGGCATTGGTGGTAGGCGGTGGGCAGTGAGCAAGGAGAATCTGATAATGGACAGAGAACAcgaatgatgatgtttgAGGACGAGAGCGAGCGGGGCGAAAGGTGTTGATGCGTGAGTGCACTTGACGATGGAAGCAGGCAGCGGCCGACAGAGGCGTGAGAAAGCCGAGATCCGGAATCCAACTAATAGCGGCTGTTGCGGTTAAACAGAACTCGGAAATAGCATAATACGATGGATGGAACAGCGGCCTGGACCGGACCTGATGATGGTGACGTTGTTCCTTTTACTCATCAATTTATTAAGCACTGTGGGGATGCGACGCCTAAAGGCACGGTTGAAAAAATCACCGACGTAGGCACTGAACCTCCACTTTCGTTTGTCGATCCTGTTCGCATCGATCATTAGGCGAAATTATATATGACCGTCACCAATCGTCTACGTCAAACCCCAATCCCCACAACCATCTTCATACCCCTACACCCAGATATCTTACTCTTTCATCCCTAGTCTGTTTATAATCCCCATGATCACACACATGCAAGGTCACCGAGCCATTTCAAAACGCCCTCTCTATCCCCCAAGGCCCCCTCCAGGCATTAAGCGGAAGCTTTGGGAATGGAAGTGAGTTCATTTTTGCTCTGCCTCAAAAAAGTTGTTATTTGTGTATTGATCGCTGATTCTCACTGTATTGCAGAATCAAATTTGACTGCACCTTTGCTCTTTCTGTCATGGGGCCTGGCGAACAAATGGTAATTGGTAAGTTGCTCGCTTCGCTTGTCAGCCAAACGAACAACAATTTTCGGCACCCTATGCCCCAAATATTACCCTCAGGTatttttctccttttttaGTTTGCGCCCCTCTTGAATCAATTCGGGTTCTCATTGCCGCTGATGCTTATTTGGTGCGTTCGCTAACGTTGTACACAGGCGCAACTTTTGCCATCATTGCCTTACTGGTGCTTGTTTATGTCTATAACTACCTTCCCAGTCAGATTTCCCACACCTCGCGGCGATTAGCTTACTATATCCACGGAGACGAAAAAACTGCTCATTTCATGGAGGAGATAGGAAGGAACATTCTTCGCGGTTGGACTATCAACATgaatggaaaaggagatcCGATTCTCGCttgaaaagaggaaagcgaGGGAACAACGTCGGACAACACCACAAAGCACAGCGGTCGCCCATCGATATATTGTAGCATAAACATTTGGAAGTCCCCGGAGAATCATAATACATCAATTATAATATTAGTAATCGCTGCTGTATCCATGAATTTCATAATAAATCATTAATGGAGGCCATCGACATGGGTACTACTACCTGCTCCATTGCGCTCGTCCCCATCTTCTGTCTTGACTCATTTCCATCACCTTTGTTAAGCGCCTGCCATTTAACTGTATGTACCTGTCGTGATTTTTAGCAGCTATACAAGCCCAGTTACGCACCCAACAACATTTGACTTTTTACGGGTACAAGTACTCGGGCTCTGACAAGTgtgaaggacaaggaaaaaggaatgatcctcaacaaccaaaATTACAGATCTGTCGTTTGTTTAAAATGTATGTGATATGGGTTAGATTAAGATTGCACACTCTAGTGATCCCTTTTCATCTATAGCTACAACCACTGAAGCTGTAGCCCATCGTAAACCCAATTCTCTGACTTGTTGCGCACATCGATCCTTTGCAGGGGCCCCTCCGTAATACCCTTCGCGCGTCATTATTGTTAATCCTTTCACTGCCTTTTTGCTTCCCTTTTAGGCTACTCAATGGCCTGTAACCTCGTGAATTATAGTGAAAAGAGATATTTGGCGAAATAACAAGTATTTTCTTGTATAACATCCCTGACAGCAACTTATACGTATCTGTCGTATCAAGATATTTCTCGAGCTGCACGAAACACATTATTTAGCTTCAGCGAGCGATCCCCATAGCAAGCACTATCTCGAAGCTGACATACATCACCATGGACCCTTGGTCAGTCTCTATCGACACCTTGTTCCTTGTTCTCACCCTACTCCTaatcccttccatctctcggACGCCTCAGCTCAATATCACCCCACCTGGCGATCTTTTGATTTCTCCGCCAGCTAGCCCCCTTTCGCCTATCACACCAGCTAGCGCCTCAAGCTCCCATTTGAGTGTACCTGGAGTTGGTATGCCTTTTGTGGTTCCCAGCATTATCTTAACTCCAGATGCACCGGAAACCTACTCGCGCTCTAGACGGTCATCAATTGGTAGCCTCACGAAGCGATTTGGACACAAACGCAAGTCTGTGAGCTTCTCGCTCTCTGCAATAGATGacgttcttcctccccaaaCATCCCCTAATAAACATCGACCGCCAACTCCTTTTGTCAAGGGCCCTACGAGCCCGAGTCCCAGTGTGAGCTCCGCAAACAGCCAGCCTGGAACGCCGATCCTTGTGATAGCTGGCATTACCGGGGAAGGGACGGCACAGAGCATGACGCATGGAAAAGATGTCGAAGATGCAATGGgcgtgaagaagaaatggcTGATGGCGTAATGGAGTCCCATAATGCGAATGAGAAATGAGTTGACGAAACGATAACATACTCTTTGatttttaaaaaaaaaatctcAATCCTTGACGAATGACAACTTTATGTAGTCCATGTATTAATATAATCGACAGCTTGATGGACAAGAAAACGTACTGTGAAATAGCACCTAAAGTATCCTaatctttcatcctccatatAAATATGGACATACCCTCCCCCACACCCACAATCCATCTGGCTCCCCTGGGACTTATTGCCACATTGCAGATCCCTGTGCGGTATTGGGATCTCAGCCAAGGCTCCCGCTTTGTTGGCCAGGGAGAAGTGGTAGGTCTCAGCCTCCAAGGAACCAGCAAAGAATTATGAGCCGAGCCGGCCGCTGACCTCGTCTCGCTTCCCTCGTCAGGAAAAGTGATGTATTTGCGCTTGACCACCTGTTGGGTCGAAGATTTCTTGCGCATTTTTGATCCTTCGgtgttttctttctcaaAGTCTACAGATATGTTATAGATCTCGGGCTTGTAGGGACGTAACTCTGTTATCGGCCGAGGGGGTCTTCCGTCTCTTGCCATCAAGAAGTTATACAAACGAACCTCGGGATACCAGTGttttctcatctccctGGGGTCCATCTGATGCGGGCAAGCGAGGAGTGGGTCAGTGACTATATTATTACTGTTCGGAAAGCGAGCCAAATCTGCCGAGGTAGGATGGAAACCACGATGGAGATGCGGATGACGGAACCACATATCGGTCAATGTGTTAACCCGGCTAACGACCATAAATGACCCTATAGGGAATGTGAGTGTAAAGTAGGTGTtgaaaaaaacaaaaacaaaaaaggcAAACATACCAGAATCAGTATAATCACTGTAAGAAGCCGGCTCCATGCTAAGAGGTGCGTACTCGTCTTCTCTGAAGTAACGGGAATAGCTCAGCCATTGCCATGTCACCATCACCTTATCACCACGTATGATAAGAATGTCATCCGTAATCCTTGATAAAATGCTTAGTAACAGTCAAATTTGACCGGATCCACAACTCACCATTCGATCCAGTCCAGGAAACCATAATGAAGACGACTTgtggaaaagagaggaaagtACATAATTATCGGTCGATAGCCAAGAGGGGTCGGGATTGGAACTGGTGACGGGTCAGGAAAAGGTGGCAGAGGCCAGATTTTGGCTGTATAATCCATGCCGCAGGTAGCGATGGCCCTTTTTGTGGGGTGAAAAGCCTGTGAAAGCATTAGAACTTGTCGTCTATGGATGCAGAGATTGTATTCACACATGAGACGACGTAGGCACGATgtcctccttttccttcacctGCTAATACAGCGACAATGACATTACCTTCATCGGCATCTGCCATTGGATAATTTTCAGAAGGAAGATCACCAGGAGGCGGCGATGGCGCATCCGATCCCAGAATATTCCATATCCTTATCGATCGATCACTCGATGTCGAGGCCAGAATATGTGGGTTCAGAGGAGCGAAAGCGAGACAAAGGATTTCCTGATAATATCATCTCACATCAGACCAAAAGCTAGGAGCTGCGTTGGCGAAACTCACATCTCCATGGCCTTTCAGAGTCCTGATACATCGCTTTGTGATTATGTCGATGATGTAGATCAAGGCATTCGCACCTGCAACGGCAATAAGAGGATGGCAGGTGAAGGGGTGATAGGTCCAAGCGAGTGTGTAGAGAGTATCCTGTCAATGGTTAGCTAGGTTGCGCCATGAGTCATCAAAATATGATTACATCTTCAAAACTCATGTCCAACATTACTCTCCAGGGTTGATTGTCCGCGCATTTGCCTATCATTAACTAATAGACAGTCAATGAGGAATGGAACAGGTGAATGTCCAATTTGTCTTGCCTTGTTGAGCCCACAGAACGCCACGGTGTCCTCAAAATCGTCCCATTTCCACTGGTCTAAGCCGTCAGGCCTTTTCCATGGCTTTAGAGCTCCTACGAACGGCCAAAACTTGGCATCGTCGTACCGATCCAGGTCATTGGTAAGTGAATCGCCTTGCTGCATATAGAATGAGCGTCTCACTTGGCCATATTTGAGATGAACCAACGTACGTGTATTACAGAGTGTATTGCATAAGGATGCGAGGTCCAGCGCTGCTTTGAGTTGCCGGGATCCCTTCTATACCATCTAGATTCTTGTTCGGCggatgggagaggagaatgTGTCGTTTCTGATCCAAAATCTAACGTACTGTGAGTGGATTCTGACCTTGCAAGCATTGCGGTGTCAGATGTATGGAGAAATGCCAGGGAGAACCTGGGACATCAGACGGAAGACTGGGAGTCAAACTGTCTTCGCAAAGTGGAGGACGCGGCTGAGTTTTGCTCTTATTTGGTGCCGCTACAGCCATTATGTAATACGGAGATGAGCGATAGGTGATGGGAGGATGGCTTGAGCCGAGAGCCGAAGAGGGTTGTCCGATAACGAGGGGGATCATCTCCTGCTGAGGAGTAGCTCATCTCTCAGGCTGCCCCGCGTGTGCTCCCCCTACTCCAACAAACTCCCCCCCTGTATCCCCTTCATCCACCCCCTGCcactctccaccaccacccgGCTCCTTTCGCCCTCGACTCGACCACCACATCCGCTACAACGAACGTGCTCCGATAACATCGCACGCATCCCAGACACGCCCAGATAACATCCTCCATTCATACGATTACATTCGCCACCTCCTATATAGTACATTATTTCTATAACCGCATTATTTCCTCCCCCAATTATAAGATCACTCGAATCTCAGATCGTTGTCAGCAAcaccctccaccacctcaCCCACGCAGAGCCACCATGTCCAAGATCAATATCTCCAACCATCCTCTGGTCCTCTCAAAGCTTACCCAGCTAAGGCTTCATGACCTTCCTCCCAAAGACTTTCGTGAGGGGATCAGAACTATTGGGTACGCCCGTGTGATGGACCGCGTAATTCAGGTAGACTGACGATGGTGTGATAGCTCAATGCTCATTTACGAAGCCGCTCGTGATCTCCCCCTACGAGATGTGCCCGATGTATGTTATGACAAGGAACATGTGGATTGGAATGGAAACTGATATCCTGCAGCTTCGATCCCCTATCGCTCCCTTCACAGGCCAGACCATCCCTTTGCGCATTGGCCTCTCTCCCATTTTGCGAGCCGGTATTGGATTAACCGATGGTGAGTCTCATTCTAGTCAGGCAAAAAGCTATACCAAATCCTCATCCTATGCGCTGCAGCTGCGCTTGAAAGCTTCCCTGAAGCCACTGTACTCCATCTTGGCCTCTTCCGAGATAAAGTGTCATTGCAAGCTATCGAGTAGGCAGTCGATCACGCTTTGATCCCCCATCCAGGCTTTATGCTGATGAACTGCTGGACCAATCTACGATCAGATACTATTCAAAGCTTCCCTCTCAGGTCACCGCCGACCTCGTATTCCTCCTTGATCGTATGTTTCTATTACTATCGCAAATTTATGGTATACCAAGACTTACTCGTATGCGGCACAGCCTTGATTGCCACTGGAGGGACTGCTATCGCTGCCTTGAACATGCTCACCGAATGGGGGCTTGAGCAATCTCAGATCAAGGTCGTTTCAGTCCTTGGCTCAAAGTTGGGAGTAAAGAATGTGCAAGATGAATTTCCCAATGTAGAGGTCAGTGTTGCACCCGGTAAGCAGAAACAAAAGGTTAACTTGGGGATAGATCTATATCGCCGCCGTCGATGACGAGCTTACCGACAAAGGCTACATCTCTCCCGGACTCGGCGATGCCGTAAGTTATTGGCTCCgctctctttttttcagttGATATGTTAGCTTATTTTGAAATTCGTAGGGCGACAAATTGTTCAACACCTTTGCTCATTAGGAATTGCGTATGAAGAATAATACTTATCGCGATCATTTGTACAAGGCCAAGAATGTTCATCCCATTATACAAAGAGTCATAAACGTTCATCATATCATATCTATCTGCTAAAACTGAATTCGACACACCTCTAAAAAGGGGATACACTTCTCTATGCGCCTGTCTAATTTTATTCATCTCTTCTAATGCCACCCCTCTCTCTAAGGTCATTCATACCAAGTGAATGCCGTCGTCTCCCAGTACCTAGCCAGTTTTTCCAATTGGTTGTACCAGTACCAACAAACATGACTACTCGGTCTCTTGCCACACCAGCAAGACCATCACCATGGCCTGCTGTAGCGTCCCAGTGAAGACCAGATGTTACACCGTCTGTTCAGTCAGATGCATTTATGAGCCAAAGAAATGATAATAAGCGTACGAAAGACACTCACGGCGCTCAAGATACTTTCTAACCCTCTATTGAAGTTGATCAAGTTGATTAGAACTATAACGGTCACATTGAAATTGTACTCACGGCAGCGTCAATAATGATATCTCGTCcaccgaggaagaatgcGGTCTTCTTTGGATCAGCGGCGTCGGGAATCTCCtcgatgaagagggtgtTTTCCGTCCAGTCAAAGTTCTGACATGGAGTCAACACGTTAATCGTACCCATGATTGAAAACCATACAACTCACACGTTGAATGTAATTGGCAATTCCTACTTCGGCAGCGATAAAATAATACAACAAGAGTTCCAAAGCCTGCCACATAATCATTAAGCTTTCTTTGCAAAATGGACAGAGGGAGTAACTCACAGTTGACGGCTTTCTATAGCAGAAGGAATGACACACATCGCCTTCCCAAAGACAAAATACTACCGGGTCAACGAATGTACTTCTCCTTATTAAACTTGGACAATCTTTTAATACTGGTTCCTAGGTTAACGGCAAAAATCAATGACTAAATATCAGGTACTCACTCCAGGCATGCCCGACACTCCCATTCGAATGACTCAACATGGACACACCGCCGATGACCTTTTCTCTAtcgtctccttccccacctTGTGCTTTACTTTCGTCATCGCCTCCATTCCAGAATCCCCACTGACGACATATATTTTTCATAGCAGTGACCAATTCCGGCCTAGTCCATGGTCGGAGGTGTCGGTGATGAAAGAGTGCTTGAGATGTATGGGGTGATAGAGGTataaggagaggatgagtaGGAAGCGATTGAATGAGGTGTTTGATGAGAAGGTGGGATTGAAGCTGACCGGGACGTCAGCTGACGCAACCAAACAGAGAATCATGACACACCAGCCCAAAACCTAACCCATGAAGGTAAACTACGGGCATGGCATTAGGAATTTTGCGGCCCTTGTCCGGGGTCCAATCCTTGGGTATGCGAATCAGGTAGCTGCAAGGAATGAGTTACGAGATTTTGCAGATACATATTACTTACTCAATATCTCCTTCACGATACTATGCACTATTTAGTCAAACGATCCACATCCTGAAAAGGACAAACTTACGAGCCCCATTCCCTGATAAGGGTATACTACCTCCCGAAGCCAAAGGTTCATGAGGTTGGAAAGGGCGTATAAAATGAGCGGTCTACTTTTAGCCTAGATATACAATCAAAATGTGCCTTTTATCTTCATTGATGGCGCTTACATTCACCGGATCCAAGGTCAATCTCATAACCTCTACCTTGGATGTAAACCCTTCCTCAAAGTCCACGCCAGTCCTTGCCTCAAGCAATTTGGTTGCCAAGTCAATGAAAGCCGATTGTTCCTTGTTCGCCCTTACATCTTCCAGTGGTAATCCGTAACAAGACCAAGCAAGCCAGACTTGGACGTTCAATTTTTTAATCGATTCCCAAGGTGCATGATTGAACCAAGTCCTCATTCTCTCGCGGAATTCAATCGCTCGACGATCCCACTTGTGTAGCTTGACGATTTCTCCGTTTTGAATAATGCCCTCATAGCCCGATTCCTCTTCCGTAGGTTTCAAGTTCCCCTCAATTTGATCCCTCAGCATCCTCTCGCGatcaccctcttcctcctcgacaAACGCGTCGATCACTGCCCTTTCGGTTTGAGTCATTCTTCCGGTTCGTTTCCTCTCTCGAAGACCAACCGACTCCTCATACTCTCTATCCCGGATGTGATACAGCTCGGCAACACTAATAAACCCCTTTTGGtagtcttcttcagctcTCTCGGCTACGGCATCTCTCCCAGCAGGGTCCACGTCATTGTGCGCAAGGACCCCTTTGGGAGGAGTGGGGTATCTCAAACCAGAGTGAAACACTCGCCGCATGAGTGCCGTGCGGAACTCGTCAGAGACGTTGGATGGGGGAGACGGTCGTTGGACGAAAGAATTTAGATAGGACAGGTAAATTGCAAAGAGAGCTTCTGTGAGAGCATAGGCAGCGAAGAGAGTGGCTGTAAGGTTGTGAGGATACGGAGACAACAAGATGAACCATAAGAGATATGCGCTAAGTCCGCCATTTGTCAGTTTGGCTATATCCAACTCTCGGATGTAAAGCTCACCATGACATTGGGGTTATCATCCAAACCATAAGAACCAAACACATTGCAATATAGTATCCTCGGTCAGGCTTGCGCGGTTCGAGGTGTCGGGGATATTCCTCGTCCGGCAGGGGCGTAAGCTGGGGAAAatcgaagaggagaaggtggtcATCGACCTCATCTGTATCTGCGACGGACATGCCTGCAGTAAAGATCGATTCCTAGCTATTGGAGAAGGGACACGTTACGATGAGAAAAGACTCGGAATAAAGAACGACGGCCCACGCGTTCGGCTGAAAAACCCCACGACCGCCGGCTCGTGCCTGAGATTAGATATGTGGTTTGGCCTCTGCAGACAACCTCAGTCTGCAAAATTTAATAACgatggtggaagaacaATCTCCTAGGCCATACCGATGAATAGAAATACAGAGGCAATGACGATAGCATGTGGCTATCTGTTGACTAGGAGCGCCGAGGCCGGGGTGAGACACGAAGACAAAGGAACTCTAGCATTGTTGCTCTTCGTCAACTGCTTTTTCAGATGATGTGAACAGAATCTCATGATTGCAGTAATGACATAGGTATTGTTTGATGCTACAGACGCTTAACCTTACAAATACAGCATGCAGGCGATCTAGACACAAGAAGACTATCTCAGACGACAAGCATGTACAATCTATCCTTCGCCTTGCCATAACAGGACACCAAAGCCAGCGCAAATCATTCCCACGCCCACAAATGTCTGCAGGTCCGGAAGTGAGCCTATCCACAATGCGTCGACTATGGCAACGAGGCCTATAGCCAGCAGATTTGCGACTGAGGAGGTTGTAGGACCCCATATACCTATTAGGACCATGAGACCTGCATTCTAATAAACGATTAGTAAAGGCATCCGGGTACGCTTATATCGATACTCACGTATAGTGAGCCTCCCCATGCCACCACTTCCAGGCATAACCAGGTTTTCCCCACAGCTTCGCCGCCTGCTCCAGGCCACTTGAATACTTCATATCCCATCCAGTCCAGCCATATGATAGGGGGCCAGAGCAGAAGCAATGTTGCTATACCGATACAGCTTGTGAGAAAGTTCGCATGCAGTGCTGGAGGCAAGGGTACGGGTGGTTCTTGGTCGTGTATTCGTCGAGTCGATCCCGACTTCGGTATGATGAGTTGAGAAATAGACGTATGTCGACGAAGAGGCAATTCTTCCACTacaggggaagatgattcCAGAGGAATATCGGGCGTGGATGATGTGCGATGATGACGGTGGTAGAAAGCGCTCGGTGAAGAGGCAACATGGGCAGCGTTAGATGAGGGTAGCGGGGAATAATCGTCATCTGATGGTGTTGGTGAAACTCCTCCATGGCCTTCCGGAAGTGCCAACTTGTAGATCACTTCATAGAGTCCAAGGGCAAGAGCACCTATAAAATATATCTAGAATTAGAAGAGTTGAGCTAGCAGTCATCGGATGGACTCACCGAACAACATTATGCTGTCTCCAAGAGCCCTCTTTTCcgcctcctctccaccctcACCCATTCCGTCTATGCTGATGACTAGAACTCCCATGAATGCTAGAATGATACTCCACACTGTCACCTTGTTTAAGGGCTCTTTGAGTAGGAGCAAACTGAACCCATAAGCCGCAAAACTACTTGTCGCATAGATGCTGGTAATGTCTACTGGCGTCGAATATTGCATGGCAATAAACCATGATATTGCGGGTACAGTGACCAAAATCGTAAGAAGTATCACTTTGCGACACCATCTGGGAAAGATCGTGGACCAAGAAGCTGTGTAGCCCGCTGATGTGGTCGGTATTGGACTAGCGAGTTCGAGTTGCTCAGTAAGAACATGGCGTAATGATGAGAGATACGCGATTACAGGGACCGATCCAGTGAGAGAAAGATATAAAAGATGTATCGGGAAGATGAATGAGAAAGTCGAATGTGTGAGGTAGAAGGAGAAATATGGCTGATCGTAATGTAGCTCGGCCGCGACGTAGTGCGCGAATTCTGTTTGAGCTGCTGAAGCGATGACAATCCCACCCAGTATGATGAATGGCAGGGGGGAAACCGTCATGGCCAGTTTTCGGGACTATTTGGCACTGGCTTGTTATTTCTTGGACAGATCAACGTATAGGCGAATCGTCGAACAAAGGAAATCAGACTTCGAACGAAGCGAGGCCAACAAAAGCAAAATAACTACGGAAGCAGATCAAAAGGCGATCAGTGGAAACAACAAACAAGTTCTATGGCCGATAACCGGGGAATCCAGACTATACTCGAGTACGATGTGCACCGCCTAACTACAGTACTGTTACATATGAGATTCTTACGAAATACAACTACGAACGGCTGTGATGATATTGCTGCGATACCGCCTCTAGTACACCTTTGTATCAttttcaccatcttcccccCGAATGATCAAAGGTATTACTCGTACAGTTGCCAAACCTATTGGTCAGTTAAAATCGCTTGTTCTCATGGAAAATCACAATTACAACGATGAACAAATAGGTGTACATCTTTCTCCAATAGCATGCTCGAATACGTCGTCTCCCACTGACCGCCCACACCCCGTCAAGCCAGTTCCGCCTCCACGCATTTTGATTACCTTTCTTCGACCTCGCTGCAACATCCAAAGTGGAAGTTCCATTTTTTTGGCAATATTGACGAACGACTCGAATGATCTATAGGGTTGTATTCGAACGAGACGCTGGATCCGTTCTTCTGCCCAACAAGACTAGCAAAAGATCTCGCTTCGCATCTTCTGGTGTGAAGGCAAGACTATTGCGAGCGCCTAGCTGCAAGCTATCGTCTCCGAGCAGCACCAACAGATCTTGACGAGTAATTAAGGAGGCCCAGCTGAGAAGGCGAAATGAAGGTTGTGAAGGGGTTTTGAGGAGTGCACGGATGTGAATGTCGGCATGGGATCTCCATGTAATGAGAGGACTTTCTCCGATTTGTACGACAAGCGACTTTGGCCGTCAATAGTACCTCGTAGTGCATTTATAACAGATGGTATGACCGGCTCTGACGCTAGGACACTCCTTCTCGGACAAAGTCCTCTCGCTCTCAGAAATGAGTGAACGACAAAAAGTAACCTTCTGATTTGTTGGCTCCATATCTCCAATCTCAACTTGCGTCTCAAGCGCCCAGTTTGAGGCGCAAAAAGGCAGGTGCGCGACAGCCAGACGTGATACAAGTGTTTCGTCAGACGATGTCATAGACAACAATGTTTTCGAGAGACTATGCGTATCGTATCGTTTGGTATGCCATGGTCAAATGAAACT includes:
- a CDS encoding hypothetical protein (HMMPfam hit to WD40, WD domain, G-beta repeat, score: 73.7, E(): 4.6e-19) is translated as MLARSESTHSTLDFGSETTHSPLPSAEQESRWYRRDPGNSKQRWTSHPYAIHSVIHQGDSLTNDLDRYDDAKFWPFVGALKPWKRPDGLDQWKWDDFEDTVAFCGLNKLMIGKCADNQPWRVMLDMSFEDDTLYTLAWTYHPFTCHPLIAVAGANALIYIIDIITKRCIRTLKGHGDEILCLAFAPLNPHILASTSSDRSIRIWNILGSDAPSPPPGDLPSENYPMADADEGNVIVAVLAGEGKGGHRAYVVSCAFHPTKRAIATCGMDYTAKIWPLPPFPDPSPVPIPTPLGYRPIIMYFPLFSTSRLHYGFLDWIEWITDDILIIRGDKVMVTWQWLSYSRYFREDEYAPLSMEPASYSDYTDSGSFMVVSRVNTLTDMWFRHPHLHRGFHPTSADLARFPNSNNIVTDPLLACPHQMDPREMRKHWYPEVRLYNFLMARDGRPPRPITELRPYKPEIYNISVDFEKENTEGSKMRKKSSTQQVVKRKYITFPDEGSETRSAAGSAHNSLLVPWRLRPTTSPWPTKREPWLRSQYRTGICNVAISPRGARWIVGVGEGMSIFIWRMKD
- a CDS encoding hypothetical protein (Match to ESTs gb|CF183790.1|CF183790, gb|CF183742.1|CF183742, gb|CF184685.1|CF184685) is translated as MSKINISNHPLVLSKLTQLRLHDLPPKDFREGIRTIGSMLIYEAARDLPLRDVPDLRSPIAPFTGQTIPLRIGLSPILRAGIGLTDAALESFPEATVLHLGLFRDKVSLQAIEYYSKLPSQVTADLVFLLDPLIATGGTAIAALNMLTEWGLEQSQIKVVSVLGSKLGVKNVQDEFPNVEIYIAAVDDELTDKGYISPGLGDAGDKLFNTFAH